The proteins below come from a single Anaerolineales bacterium genomic window:
- a CDS encoding peptidoglycan-binding protein — protein sequence MNTCGHLAALFFFLVSALAMPIPAAAQCQPRTDWTIYTVQAGDALSLIAGRYGITTAALAAANCLSDENIIYVGQKLVVPPPYTTPLGTQSFSGLYLLDRPSDAGGEVALRYALSLRVDGSAQLAITPLAKREDSAAQNTLEEGTWYATDTRLFVVLTHRLEGGKGALNVPSAPLTNPLALTFDVTDGFLTPIEYDKTLYGEDGLQFTLGAGDMNTAVGILQDRLSGLGWLAFALAPEDRGYYTESTSRAVSRFQQSQGLPVTGVVDRATYAALKKTPSPAAPPDGESGDSSPLPITTPDGKPILYLVFAGGESPFTAPILELLQIYQAQATFLLRGDETPSELERLQQRIIAKGHALRSDSLKHFPVGGINHWVDPHDWRQADAAQIAAYTIQNAHPGGIILLHQGGGDRAQTTAALAVLLQQLSAQGYAFHPMSPD from the coding sequence ATGAACACCTGTGGTCATCTGGCTGCCTTGTTCTTCTTCCTTGTCTCTGCTTTAGCCATGCCCATCCCCGCCGCTGCCCAATGCCAGCCCCGCACAGATTGGACGATCTACACAGTTCAAGCGGGGGATGCCCTCTCGCTGATTGCCGGACGCTATGGAATCACAACGGCGGCACTGGCAGCGGCAAACTGTCTGAGCGATGAAAACATCATTTATGTTGGGCAGAAACTTGTTGTCCCTCCGCCCTATACCACCCCGCTTGGGACACAATCCTTCAGCGGGCTGTACCTCTTGGATCGCCCTTCCGATGCGGGGGGGGAGGTCGCCCTTCGCTATGCGCTCTCGCTGCGGGTGGATGGTTCAGCACAGTTGGCGATAACCCCCCTTGCCAAACGGGAGGACAGCGCTGCCCAGAACACCCTTGAGGAAGGGACATGGTACGCCACCGACACAAGGCTCTTTGTTGTGTTGACCCATCGCCTAGAGGGCGGCAAAGGCGCATTAAACGTCCCCTCTGCCCCCCTGACCAACCCTCTTGCGCTCACTTTTGATGTGACCGATGGCTTCCTGACACCCATTGAGTACGACAAAACCCTTTATGGCGAGGATGGCTTGCAGTTTACGCTTGGCGCAGGGGATATGAACACTGCCGTAGGCATTCTGCAAGATCGCTTAAGCGGTTTGGGGTGGCTCGCCTTCGCCCTTGCCCCGGAAGATCGTGGGTATTACACCGAAAGTACAAGCCGTGCGGTGAGTCGCTTTCAACAATCACAAGGGCTTCCTGTAACGGGCGTCGTGGATAGAGCAACCTACGCCGCGCTGAAAAAAACGCCTTCCCCCGCCGCCCCACCAGACGGAGAAAGCGGCGATTCCAGCCCACTGCCGATCACCACACCCGATGGCAAGCCGATCCTTTACCTTGTCTTTGCGGGCGGGGAAAGCCCCTTTACTGCGCCCATCCTTGAGCTTTTGCAGATCTATCAGGCACAGGCAACCTTCCTGCTGCGGGGGGACGAAACGCCCTCTGAATTGGAGCGCCTTCAACAGCGCATCATTGCTAAGGGACACGCCCTCCGCAGCGATAGCCTCAAACACTTTCCGGTGGGGGGAATCAATCATTGGGTAGACCCGCACGATTGGCGGCAAGCCGATGCCGCGCAGATTGCCGCCTATACAATCCAAAACGCCCATCCGGGGGGAATCATCTTACTCCATCAGGGTGGGGGGGATCGTGCGCAAACCACTGCGGCGCTGGCTGTCCTATTGCAACAGCTAAGCGCTCAGGGGTATGCCTTTCATCCGATGAGTCCCGATTAA